The genomic DNA CACCGTGTGCTTCTCGTGCATCTGCCATTCAAAACCATACCATTTTTATTCCATCATAAATaagtgtttttatttatgaagtcaaaaataataaaatatattattaaatgtattatataaaaacttaatccgatattttttaaaaaaatatatgatataaacCTGTCCATGTAAAATACCGTCTTTCTAGGAAGAACAAAGTGAGATGCATGGGAATTTGATGGAAGGAAGGAAAGAGAGTTTGTTTACTTGGGCAACAATGGTGTCAGATTCGCCGGCATAGACAACACAAGAACGCTCGTGCCAAGTCCCTTTGACTCTGAAAtcacatctcttctcctctGTGTTGTGAGCTAAAAACACATCAAGTTTGGCCTTAAGCTGAAGCATATGCGATCTTTTCACCGTGTATAGCAGATCACCCGGCTCGGTACTCCCTCCTCTAAACACTTGCCACCTGTCATGCATGCTCACCATCTGCAATGATGATAGTATTAATAAACCATTAAACCAAGCCTATCCTAGCTGTATAATTACATATCAAGTTATATAATGTACgttaaatctgttttttttttttaaattaatttgtaccTTCCCTTTTAAAGTCATGACCTTAGCTCCAGAAGCATCCAGCAAGATCCTCTTGTCGTGAAGAGCAAACAACGGGTCCTTCACCTCGAACAACAGATTTCCGTGCACATTCGTTATCACGAAGTTACCGTCCGTTATCTTCATCAGCTTCCGTACGATCGCCAGATCTATAATTTGCGGAGAGCAGTACCTTGGATCTACTATCACTCCGGCTTGTGGAGGCAAAGGAACCGAAGAGCCACCGCCTTGAGGGTAAGCGTACACATAGGGCTGCTgcattcttttctttcttctccaaaatGGATAATACTACACTCTCTCtattttgctttgctttgaaatgtcttttttttttttttttttggtgaagctATAGGTTTAAGGTTCTTacaatttatagaaaaaatatctGGAGCGAATATGTTgacttttaaaaaacataagtcTGCGGGCATAAACCTCGTAGTTaatcttgtatatatttttctttctttcgaaAATGTCGAAAAtgttccaaaataaataaaattttgtgtgGTTATGACGTGAAGATAAGCTCAAGGTTCTTATAGTTCCAAGATTTCCTTGAAGAATtgtcaaatatgtttttagcaCGGTTCTTAGAAAGGGAAATAGATCGATATATCATGGTCACATATATAGATCAAAACCTTGTGGACGATGTAACTCTGAGttaagagaaaaaatagaaCTCTGGTTAGTAAACATTGAGTCATGAACGAAAGGGTCCTTAATTAATTCATGATGTACAAGTTCAAAGAAATCCATCGTCACCTCAGTTACGTATTAATAAAGGCATAGAGTATTTTCTGCTACATGTAGACGACAGTTGAGTCAATTTATGAACAAGAGATTGTCTGTTTAAGTCAGTCTACTCATCACCTCTTATCTTTCAAAGTCTCCCTCAATACAAGTGTTTCTGAGCTAGCCCATTTTCATgaatatacaacaaattttacaCTTTCACAGCAAACCAAATGACCAATCTCATGATATCATTNaaaaaaaaaaaaaaaaaaaaaaaaaaaaaaaaaaaaaaaaaaaaaaaaaaaaaaaaaaaaaaaaaaaaaaaaaagcaatacgAGTTATGGAATCAATCATGGAAGACCGTTTCTACTTGCGCgggataattgtttttttttctgtaacgGAACCTCACACGAACGTGTGATAATGGTACACGTGCGGTCTCTTCACgtctctttgattttttgtttgttccaagttaaaaaaattgaacatgCTCTTTCACCACTACTGTCATGAATCCGTAATTATTTATGACCCacgatatttttcttttacccgtcaaaattaatgaaagaactATAGTAATTTGACGCAATAAAAACCCATTAATGCAAATAACTTCACAAAGCCAAAGGTCATGGGCTAACAAAACCAAAGCACTTATAAATAGAGGAACGGTGCGAGTAACTGACAttcacaatcatcatcattcacccgCACATAGAttcacaaaagacaaaactcgACTCTTAAACCAAAAATGGCGAATTACTCAAGTATTCAGATTCTCTTCTTGGTCTTCTTCATCACTAGtaagaccaaacaaacaaacactctCTGTTTTTACAACACAATtcgattttgtgttttttttttttttgtctcttcggatttaatagtttttgtttgtttgtgtgttttgaaaTCGCAGGCGCCATTGCTGTTTCCGCCACCGTCTTCACACTACAGAACAGTTGTCCCTACACCGTCTGGCCGGGGATTCTCTCCGGCAACGACAACACCCTCGGCGACGGCGGTTTTCCCTTGACTCCAGGCGCTTCCGTACAGCTCACGGCTCCTGCTGGATGGTCAGGACGCTTCTGGGCTCGTACCGGCTGCAACTTCGACGCCTCAGGCCACGGTAACTGCGTCACCGGAGACTGCGGCGGCGTTCTTAAATGTAACGGCGGCGGAGTTCCTCCGGTCACTCTGGCTGAGTTCACACTCGTTGGCGATGGCGGCAAGGATTTCTACGACGTGAGCCTCGTCGACGGTTACAATGTCGAGATGGGGATTAAACCACAAGGAGGCTCCGGTGATTGTCATTACGCCGGCTGCGTCGCCGACGTCAATGCGGTTTGCCCTAACGAGCTTCGGATCATGGATCCGCATACCGGAATCATCGCGGCGTGTAAAAGTGCTTGTGCGGCGTTTAATTCTGAGGAGTTCTGTTGCACCGGTGCTCACGCGACGCCGCAAACTTGTTCTCCGACGCATTACTCGGCCATGTTTAAAAGCGCTTGCCCTGGCGCTTACAGTTACGCCTATGACGACGCCACCAGTACCTTCACTTGTTCGGGATCTAACTACTTGATCTCTTTCTGCCCCACCCGGTCTTAACCCGGTTTAGATTTGGGTTCTCACGTTTCTTTTGCTTATTATTATGTACGAAAAAAATTAGTACTTTGATTCATATTCTtccattttaaagatttttctagTATTCAGTTGTTACATTCACCTCATTTGCATTGTTACTTTGATTTGTAtctcttttgaattttatatatggtataGGTTTTTTGCATTACCTATACACATTCATATCGAACCTAAACAAAGATGGATGCTTAATTAGAGATCCTTTGATTCCTGTCATTGGTTCTTGATAGACTTTACTTACATGGAGCAGAGCAATGACAACTAAGGGGTTCTTTTGATTCCTGTCATTGGTTCTTGATGAACTTACTTACATGGAGAGAGCAATGATAACTAGTGTTAACCCACCCAATAGACAGAGTTAAAACTACTATACTTAAAACTTTTAAGAGCCACGGAATGGTTAAAACATGTGACCCGCGCTAGCCTTTGACAGACTTTGTTAGCCTATAGCTGATGCAGTTAAAGATCATTGTTTCTGCGTTCTTTTGGTTTCGACCTGCTAGCCTTCTTCATTCCTGTTGCTGTCTGAACGAATCCCACAATTACCTGAAGCTCATCCATTTGCTGTAAACCAGAAAAATGTTTCAGCCTTGTCAAAAATCAGAAGAGAAATTCATAAATATCACCACAGCTTTATGTTACCTGAGACATGAAGTGTCTCTGAACAATGTCAATTAGTTGCTCCCTTGTTGGATTAGGAAGAGCATCCACCTTCACAAAATGAGAACAATCTCACGTGtagtcaaaaaaacaaaaactcttttcctACTGGTAacataagattttatttataaactcacAAGGTTAAAATGTCGCCAGTATCTCAATAATGCAGGCGTATCCAATTTGGTAAAATCAACCTTCTGCGCAGAAGCCATATTCCCAAATCagtaaaccaaaaacatttaaatgaaaaaCCCCACTAGGTAGAAGAAGTCCGAGGAATTACCATGTTCCCACGAGGTGTTAAACTCGAGTTTTTTGAGTGTGAGTCACAAGATACGGCCCTGAAGATTGCCTTTTGAGATAACCGCGATGATCTGTGTCCTCTCTGCTTCGACTTATGAGGCTTCAAAGTCTCCTCAGTTGCTGCAAAAGACAGCAGAAGATGATAAGAGTTAAGAACCAATTCAAAAGCTAAAACCTTTATAGAAtg from Camelina sativa cultivar DH55 chromosome 7, Cs, whole genome shotgun sequence includes the following:
- the LOC104702241 gene encoding protein LURP-one-related 15 isoform X1, giving the protein MQQPYVYAYPQGGGSSVPLPPQAGVIVDPRYCSPQIIDLAIVRKLMKITDGNFVITNVHGNLLFEVKDPLFALHDKRILLDASGAKVMTLKGKMVSMHDRWQVFRGGSTEPGDLLYTVKRSHMLQLKAKLDVFLAHNTEEKRCDFRVKGTWHERSCVVYAGESDTIVAQMHEKHTVQSVFLGKDNFSVTVYPNVDYAFIASLIVILVEVK
- the LOC104702241 gene encoding protein LURP-one-related 15 isoform X2, whose product is MQQPYVYAYPQGGGSSVPLPPQAGVIVDPRYCSPQIIDLAIVRKLMKITDGNFVITNVHGNLLFEVKDPLFALHDKRILLDASGAKVMTLKGKMVSMHDRWQVFRGGSTEPGDLLYTVKRSHMLQLKAKLDVFLAHNTEEKRCDFRVKGTWHERSCVVYAGESDTIVAQVNKLSFLPSIKFPCISLCSS
- the LOC104702243 gene encoding pathogenesis-related protein 5-like; translated protein: MANYSSIQILFLVFFITSAIAVSATVFTLQNSCPYTVWPGILSGNDNTLGDGGFPLTPGASVQLTAPAGWSGRFWARTGCNFDASGHGNCVTGDCGGVLKCNGGGVPPVTLAEFTLVGDGGKDFYDVSLVDGYNVEMGIKPQGGSGDCHYAGCVADVNAVCPNELRIMDPHTGIIAACKSACAAFNSEEFCCTGAHATPQTCSPTHYSAMFKSACPGAYSYAYDDATSTFTCSGSNYLISFCPTRS
- the LOC104702244 gene encoding uncharacterized protein LOC104702244, which encodes MLEAAQNNNNNNNNSSSILNGGGGFSQLQSCFGDCSSEEELSVLPRHTKVVVTGNNRTKSVLVGLQGVVKKAVGLGGWHWLVLTNGIEVKLQRNALSVLEHPTGNEVDNDLEVEHNTQWNNPSDMTTEETLKPHKSKQRGHRSSRLSQKAIFRAVSCDSHSKNSSLTPRGNMKVDFTKLDTPALLRYWRHFNLVDALPNPTREQLIDIVQRHFMSQQMDELQVIVGFVQTATGMKKASRSKPKERRNNDL